The following proteins are co-located in the Mycolicibacterium goodii genome:
- a CDS encoding glycosyltransferase translates to MRFVVATHGTRGDIEPSAAVALELCRRGHEVRMAVPPNLVPFVENCGLSAESYGVDSQQQLDADAFRDFWKIRDPFRAIREGREYMVAGWSEMNATVTGLADGADLLLTGTTYQEVVANVAESRHIPLAALHFFPHRANSHVLPVPVPQRLVEPMWAVVEWGYWRLLKGAEDAQRRELGLSPARSSSVRRIVSGGALEIQAYDEVFFPGLREQWRGTRPFVGALTLELPTGTDDDVTAWATSGKPPIYFGFGSMPVQSPAQAVTMIASACAQLGERALISSGAWDLDTIPESDHVKVVGAVNHANVFPLCRAVVHHGGAGTTAAGLRAARPTLILWVGADQPVWAAAVRRLQVGTAQRFSKVTPDSLLAGLRSVLTPRAARRAQDVAGKMTGPAESVTAAADLLEEKVRTHRARKTNSPAM, encoded by the coding sequence ATGAGATTTGTAGTGGCAACCCACGGCACCCGTGGCGACATCGAACCGAGCGCCGCGGTGGCGCTGGAACTGTGCCGCCGTGGCCATGAGGTGCGGATGGCTGTCCCGCCCAACCTGGTTCCGTTCGTGGAGAACTGTGGCCTGTCCGCCGAGTCCTACGGCGTCGATTCGCAGCAGCAACTCGACGCCGACGCATTCCGTGATTTCTGGAAGATCCGCGATCCGTTTCGGGCCATCCGCGAAGGCCGCGAATACATGGTGGCGGGGTGGTCGGAGATGAATGCCACCGTCACCGGCCTGGCCGACGGTGCCGACCTGCTGCTGACCGGCACCACATACCAGGAAGTTGTTGCCAACGTTGCCGAAAGTCGACACATTCCGCTGGCAGCACTGCATTTCTTCCCGCACCGCGCCAATAGCCACGTTCTCCCCGTCCCGGTTCCGCAGCGTCTGGTGGAGCCGATGTGGGCGGTGGTGGAGTGGGGTTACTGGCGGCTGCTCAAGGGCGCCGAGGATGCGCAGCGGCGCGAATTGGGGCTCTCGCCTGCCAGATCCAGTTCGGTGCGACGCATCGTGTCCGGCGGTGCGCTGGAGATCCAGGCGTATGACGAGGTGTTCTTTCCAGGCCTGCGTGAGCAGTGGCGGGGAACCCGTCCGTTCGTCGGGGCGCTGACGCTCGAGCTTCCCACCGGAACCGACGACGACGTGACAGCCTGGGCCACAAGTGGAAAGCCGCCGATCTACTTCGGGTTCGGCAGCATGCCGGTGCAGTCGCCGGCGCAGGCCGTGACGATGATCGCATCGGCGTGCGCGCAGCTGGGGGAGCGTGCCCTGATCAGCTCCGGTGCCTGGGACCTCGACACGATCCCGGAATCCGACCACGTCAAGGTGGTCGGCGCGGTGAATCACGCCAATGTCTTCCCGCTGTGCCGCGCGGTCGTGCACCACGGCGGCGCGGGCACCACCGCGGCGGGTCTGCGCGCTGCCAGGCCGACGCTGATCCTGTGGGTCGGCGCCGATCAGCCGGTCTGGGCGGCAGCGGTCCGGCGTCTGCAAGTCGGTACCGCACAACGCTTTTCGAAGGTCACGCCGGACTCGCTGCTGGCCGGGCTGCGCTCGGTACTGACGCCGCGGGCCGCGCGGCGGGCACAAGACGTCGCAGGGAAGATGACCGGACCCGCCGAGAGTGTCACGGCGGCGGCCGACCTCCTGGAAGAAAAAGTACGCACGCATCGAGCACGGAAAACGAATTCCCCGGCGATGTGA
- a CDS encoding RND family transporter → MFRRFVPRNWLSRVGFSGLGRFIVRHPLVVIATWLAVAGVLLAAVPSLPTVAERNPPGFLPADSEVFAAGNDMQKAFNETGGGNVAIAILSNENGLTTADEDTYRALVEKLRADTTNVLSTQDFVSIPELRQVMTSEDNKAWQLPISAAGTMGTADGQTAYRHIVDTVKQSTANTTLSAEVIGPAATFEDVVKIGERDQHIIEIATVLIVLTILIIVYRNIVAMLLPLLMMGGALVVAEQAVAGLGAIHLIGLGPQTLMLMTAMMMGAGTDYAIFLFSRYHECVRSGLSSDDAVVAALDSIGKVIAGSAGTVAITFLGLAFTDLGVFSTVGPALSVTIAFGFVASVTLLPAMVVLVGRRGWVKPRKDLTGRIWRRSGVHIVRKPVIHLVASLAVLLALAGCALLVNFNYDDRKNLPDDAHSNMGYAALDKHFPVSSTVQQFILIQSPQDLRSPKALADMEQMAQRVSQLPNIEMVRGVTRPTGEMLHEARATWQAGEVGGKLNEASNLIDTNDSNLSALSGGAHQLADVLGQISSQVTNALVTVRPLASALADMQTKYGGEKTLDQIDQTAELAANMRSLGKAMGVNLARVTDVYNWASPVVRALNVSPECNLDPACGAARSDLQRIVDAKDNGNLDKIAELGRQLESTEGDETLDEAVNGLQQSIKEATSAARELGLEDAGSIKRQLDQLEQGANLLADSSHQLAQGVQLLVDQTRNMGQGLNQASQFLLAMKRDASDPQMSGFYIPPQILTQEEFNKAAALFVSPDGHSVRYLVQTALDPFGTDAMDQVEDIVKTAESARPNTTLADAKISLVGFSSIQNEVRTYYDGDIRFIVTVTLIVVFLILAALLRSIVAPIYLVLSVVLSYMSALGIGVVFFQFILGKEIVWTVPGMAFLVLVAVGADYNLLLISRIRDEAVHGMRTAVIRTIGATGGVITSAGLIFAASMFGMTFSSLLAAVQIGFIIGVGLLLDTFLVRTITVPAAAVLIGKLSWWPTKPPAAQPRTARDSEETPTEPAVLPAGQA, encoded by the coding sequence ATGTTCCGGCGCTTCGTGCCGCGAAATTGGTTGTCGCGGGTAGGATTCTCCGGTCTTGGGAGATTCATAGTTCGCCATCCCCTCGTTGTCATCGCCACCTGGCTGGCGGTCGCGGGTGTGTTGCTGGCGGCTGTCCCTTCGCTGCCCACAGTCGCCGAACGCAATCCCCCCGGTTTTCTCCCCGCCGATTCCGAGGTGTTCGCCGCCGGCAACGATATGCAGAAGGCGTTCAACGAGACTGGCGGGGGAAATGTCGCGATCGCCATCCTCAGCAACGAAAACGGATTGACGACCGCCGACGAGGACACCTACCGCGCGCTCGTCGAGAAGCTGCGCGCCGACACCACCAATGTGCTGTCGACGCAGGACTTCGTGAGCATCCCCGAACTGCGTCAGGTGATGACCAGCGAGGACAACAAGGCCTGGCAACTGCCGATCAGCGCGGCCGGAACCATGGGTACCGCCGACGGCCAGACCGCCTACCGGCACATCGTCGACACGGTCAAGCAGTCAACCGCCAACACGACGCTGTCGGCGGAGGTGATCGGACCGGCCGCGACGTTCGAAGACGTCGTCAAGATCGGCGAACGCGATCAACACATCATCGAGATCGCCACCGTGCTGATCGTGCTGACGATCTTGATCATCGTCTACCGCAACATCGTTGCGATGCTGCTTCCGCTGTTGATGATGGGCGGCGCACTGGTGGTCGCCGAGCAGGCGGTCGCCGGACTCGGCGCGATCCATCTGATCGGCCTGGGCCCCCAGACCCTCATGCTGATGACCGCCATGATGATGGGCGCGGGCACCGACTACGCCATCTTTTTGTTCAGCCGATATCACGAGTGCGTGCGCTCCGGGCTCAGCTCCGACGACGCCGTCGTCGCCGCCCTCGATTCGATCGGCAAGGTGATCGCCGGATCGGCGGGCACGGTCGCGATCACCTTCCTCGGGTTGGCGTTCACGGATCTCGGCGTCTTCTCCACGGTCGGACCCGCACTGTCGGTCACCATCGCGTTCGGATTCGTCGCGTCGGTGACATTGCTGCCCGCGATGGTCGTGCTCGTCGGTCGCCGCGGCTGGGTCAAACCCCGCAAGGATCTGACCGGCAGGATCTGGCGACGCTCCGGCGTGCACATCGTGCGCAAGCCCGTCATCCACCTCGTCGCGAGCCTCGCCGTACTACTGGCGCTGGCCGGGTGCGCACTGCTGGTGAACTTCAACTACGACGACCGCAAGAACCTGCCCGACGATGCGCACAGCAACATGGGCTACGCCGCGCTCGACAAACACTTCCCGGTCAGCAGCACCGTCCAGCAGTTCATCCTGATCCAGTCGCCACAGGATCTGCGCAGCCCCAAGGCGCTGGCCGACATGGAACAGATGGCGCAACGCGTGAGCCAACTGCCCAACATCGAGATGGTGCGCGGCGTCACCCGGCCGACCGGCGAGATGCTGCATGAAGCCAGGGCCACATGGCAGGCCGGCGAGGTGGGCGGCAAGCTCAACGAGGCGTCCAATCTGATCGACACCAACGACTCGAACCTGTCGGCGTTGAGCGGCGGCGCACACCAACTCGCCGATGTGCTCGGACAGATCAGCTCACAGGTCACCAATGCGCTCGTGACGGTGCGACCACTGGCAAGCGCGCTGGCCGACATGCAGACCAAGTACGGCGGCGAAAAGACCCTCGACCAGATCGACCAGACCGCCGAACTGGCCGCCAACATGCGGTCGCTGGGCAAGGCGATGGGCGTCAACCTCGCCCGCGTCACCGATGTGTACAACTGGGCCTCGCCCGTCGTCAGGGCCCTCAACGTCAGCCCCGAGTGCAATCTCGATCCGGCCTGCGGCGCGGCGCGGTCGGACCTGCAGCGCATCGTCGACGCGAAGGACAACGGCAACCTCGACAAGATCGCCGAACTCGGGCGCCAACTGGAGTCCACCGAGGGCGACGAGACGCTCGACGAGGCGGTCAACGGCCTGCAGCAGAGCATCAAGGAGGCCACCTCGGCCGCGCGTGAACTGGGCCTGGAAGATGCAGGCAGCATCAAGCGCCAACTCGACCAGTTGGAGCAGGGCGCCAACCTGCTCGCCGACTCCAGCCACCAACTCGCCCAGGGTGTCCAGCTCCTCGTCGACCAGACCAGGAACATGGGACAGGGCCTCAACCAGGCCTCGCAGTTCCTGCTGGCGATGAAGCGCGACGCGTCGGATCCGCAGATGTCGGGCTTCTACATTCCGCCGCAGATCCTCACCCAGGAGGAATTCAACAAGGCTGCAGCACTTTTCGTCTCCCCCGACGGTCATTCCGTCCGGTATCTGGTCCAGACCGCGCTCGACCCGTTCGGCACCGATGCCATGGATCAGGTCGAGGACATCGTCAAGACCGCCGAAAGTGCCCGCCCCAACACCACTTTGGCCGACGCGAAGATCTCCCTGGTGGGCTTCTCGTCCATCCAGAACGAGGTGCGCACCTACTACGACGGCGACATCCGCTTCATCGTCACGGTCACGCTGATCGTCGTGTTCCTGATCCTGGCCGCATTGTTGCGCTCGATCGTCGCACCGATCTATCTCGTTCTCTCCGTTGTCCTTTCCTACATGTCCGCACTGGGCATCGGGGTGGTCTTCTTCCAGTTCATCCTCGGCAAGGAGATCGTCTGGACGGTACCGGGCATGGCGTTTCTGGTGCTGGTCGCCGTCGGCGCCGACTACAACCTGCTGCTCATCTCCCGAATACGCGACGAGGCCGTCCACGGCATGCGCACCGCGGTGATCCGCACGATCGGCGCCACCGGCGGCGTCATCACCTCGGCCGGGCTGATCTTCGCGGCGTCGATGTTCGGCATGACGTTCAGCAGCCTGCTGGCCGCGGTGCAGATCGGCTTCATCATCGGCGTCGGCCTGCTGCTGGACACGTTCCTGGTGCGCACCATCACCGTGCCCGCCGCGGCCGTGCTGATCGGCAAGCTCAGTTGGTGGCCGACGAAACCCCCTGCCGCCCAACCGCGCACAGCGCGCGACTCCGAAGAAACTCCCACCGAGCCTGCGGTGCTACCCGCAGGCCAGGCGTGA
- a CDS encoding ATPase, which produces MNAPKRYVVSRRIAAAPSDVFRILSDPARHKDTEPGDWVRDAIDPEPITGTGQMFAINMFLEQAGGHYVMHNLVTEFAANRTIAWLPGQLDDAGNHNPGGWFWRYDLRPDGDATEVTLTYDWTDTPQSFADQIGGMPPFPEQFIAESLATLDHSVR; this is translated from the coding sequence ATGAACGCCCCGAAGCGCTACGTCGTCAGCCGTCGGATCGCCGCGGCACCAAGCGACGTGTTCCGCATCCTGTCCGACCCGGCCCGCCACAAGGACACCGAACCGGGCGACTGGGTACGCGACGCGATCGATCCGGAACCCATCACCGGCACCGGACAGATGTTCGCGATCAACATGTTCCTCGAACAGGCCGGCGGCCACTACGTCATGCACAACCTCGTCACCGAGTTCGCCGCGAACCGCACGATCGCGTGGCTGCCCGGCCAACTCGACGACGCAGGTAACCACAACCCGGGCGGCTGGTTCTGGCGCTACGACCTTCGACCGGACGGGGACGCCACCGAGGTGACACTGACCTACGACTGGACGGACACACCGCAGAGCTTCGCCGACCAGATCGGCGGCATGCCACCGTTTCCCGAGCAGTTCATCGCCGAATCACTGGCCACACTGGACCACTCGGTCCGGTAA
- a CDS encoding L,D-transpeptidase, with amino-acid sequence MGQVTTVIRPRRSFFRSAVVAMVPALLFGLMACGKDEQDGPPPVIADKGTPFGDLLVPRVNASVTDGAVGVTVEAPVTVTAENGVLGAVSMTDESGSPVAGALSPDGLTWSTTDPLDYNEQYTLVAQSLGLGGVTNRRIQFETHSPENLTMPYVLPNNGEVVGVGQPIAIRFDENITDRVAAQRAITVKTTPHVEGAFYWLNNREVRWRPAEYWKPGTTVDVSVNTYGVELGDGLFGQGNVETHFKIGDQVIAVADDDTKTLTVRRNGEVIKTMPISMGKNSTPTNNGVYIIGDRYQHLVMDSSTYGVPVNSPNGYRTEVDYATQMSYSGIYVHGAPWSVGSQGYSNVSHGCLNVSTANARWFYENTKRGDIVEVRNTVGAILPGTEGLGDWNIPWEQWRAGNAST; translated from the coding sequence ATGGGGCAGGTAACGACGGTGATCCGTCCGCGCCGGAGTTTTTTCCGGTCGGCGGTTGTCGCCATGGTGCCCGCATTGCTGTTCGGTCTCATGGCCTGCGGTAAGGACGAACAGGACGGGCCGCCGCCGGTGATCGCCGACAAGGGCACACCGTTCGGCGATCTTCTGGTCCCGAGGGTCAACGCCTCGGTGACCGACGGCGCGGTCGGCGTGACGGTCGAGGCGCCCGTGACGGTCACGGCCGAGAACGGTGTACTCGGCGCGGTCAGCATGACCGACGAGAGCGGGTCGCCGGTCGCGGGTGCCCTCAGCCCGGATGGGTTGACGTGGTCGACCACCGACCCGCTGGACTACAACGAGCAGTACACGCTCGTCGCGCAGTCCCTCGGCCTCGGCGGGGTGACGAACCGCCGGATCCAGTTCGAGACGCACTCGCCGGAAAACCTCACGATGCCGTACGTGTTGCCGAACAACGGCGAGGTCGTCGGGGTTGGCCAACCGATCGCGATCCGCTTCGACGAGAACATCACCGACCGTGTGGCGGCGCAGCGGGCGATCACGGTCAAGACCACGCCGCACGTGGAAGGTGCCTTCTACTGGCTCAACAACCGCGAGGTGCGGTGGCGGCCCGCCGAATACTGGAAACCCGGTACCACGGTGGATGTCTCGGTGAACACCTACGGTGTCGAACTGGGCGACGGGCTGTTCGGTCAGGGCAACGTCGAGACGCACTTCAAGATCGGTGACCAGGTCATCGCGGTCGCCGACGACGACACCAAGACGCTCACGGTGCGGCGCAACGGCGAGGTCATCAAGACCATGCCGATCTCGATGGGCAAGAACAGCACGCCCACCAACAACGGCGTCTACATCATCGGTGACCGTTACCAGCACCTGGTGATGGATTCCTCGACCTACGGCGTGCCGGTCAACTCCCCCAACGGGTATCGCACCGAGGTGGACTACGCCACCCAGATGTCCTACAGCGGCATCTACGTCCACGGCGCACCGTGGTCGGTGGGCAGCCAGGGCTACAGCAACGTCAGCCACGGCTGCCTCAACGTCAGCACCGCCAACGCACGGTGGTTCTACGAGAACACCAAGCGCGGCGACATCGTCGAGGTGCGCAACACCGTCGGCGCGATCCTTCCCGGCACCGAAGGCCTCGGCGACTGGAACATCCCGTGGGAGCAGTGGCGCGCGGGTAACGCCAGCACCTGA
- a CDS encoding O-methyltransferase has protein sequence MLTRTLKLISLKWITYGGWIADLPGRFPPAPQRDRIEAILAANHKRLGAQQVADEYDLPDAKFTPREVSSPSFQGDIYAWLVMQRKPATVIEFGAGFGVSGMFFGAGLEANQSGHLYSFEINDNWADVAEQSIAQVTQRFTLTRGAFETHVKDVVPGPIDLAFVDGIHTYDFVMQQWDILRPLMAPGGLVLFDDITYGQGMHEAWLDVARSDSVAGAVEFRRNRRLGLVEVK, from the coding sequence ATGCTGACGCGCACGTTGAAATTGATTTCTTTGAAATGGATTACTTACGGGGGTTGGATCGCCGACCTGCCCGGACGGTTTCCACCGGCACCCCAGCGGGACCGGATCGAGGCCATTCTGGCCGCCAATCACAAACGTCTCGGGGCCCAGCAGGTGGCCGACGAGTACGACCTTCCCGATGCGAAATTCACTCCGCGCGAAGTGAGTTCGCCGTCGTTCCAGGGTGACATCTATGCGTGGCTGGTGATGCAGCGCAAGCCCGCGACGGTCATCGAGTTCGGTGCCGGTTTCGGCGTGTCAGGCATGTTCTTCGGCGCTGGTCTTGAGGCGAATCAGTCCGGACATCTCTACAGCTTCGAGATCAACGACAACTGGGCGGATGTCGCCGAGCAGTCCATCGCCCAGGTGACGCAGCGATTCACGTTGACGCGTGGGGCATTTGAGACGCATGTGAAAGACGTCGTTCCTGGCCCCATCGATCTGGCTTTCGTCGACGGCATCCACACCTACGACTTCGTCATGCAGCAATGGGACATTCTCCGGCCGCTGATGGCACCGGGTGGTCTGGTGTTGTTCGACGACATCACCTACGGCCAGGGCATGCACGAGGCCTGGCTGGATGTCGCCCGCTCGGACTCGGTGGCAGGCGCCGTGGAATTCCGCCGTAACCGGCGCCTGGGACTCGTCGAGGTCAAATGA
- a CDS encoding DUF3618 domain-containing protein gives MANRDPETIKREIDEARDRLALTVDSLAERANPQRLADDVRAAVIGFIRKPAVTASLAGVGAIVVIVVVRRIKRR, from the coding sequence GTGGCGAACCGCGATCCGGAGACCATCAAGCGGGAGATCGACGAGGCCCGCGATCGGTTGGCGTTGACTGTTGATTCGCTGGCCGAACGTGCCAATCCGCAGCGGCTCGCCGACGACGTCAGGGCCGCAGTCATCGGATTCATCAGGAAACCCGCGGTGACGGCGTCACTGGCCGGTGTGGGCGCGATCGTGGTGATCGTGGTCGTACGCCGGATCAAGCGCCGCTGA
- a CDS encoding class I SAM-dependent methyltransferase: MRSGEIRKPPGQAPKTTAAARGSVPVSPHQTTAMQQASEFHRFEEFQQMLRALGALRRKTDYRRWAEPRNIYASWESRSRRAAELIPNGSRVIEFGAAKRVLERHLDPSCTYVPSDIVDRGPGTIVADLNDRPLPDFEPGTYDVAVFMGVLEYIEELPTLVDWLAERFPTCVASYACAPANAHALRAAREKVMRLQHGWMNSYTDGELRSLFTDRGYVCRHEESWENQRMFVFSQLPSSS; the protein is encoded by the coding sequence GTGAGATCTGGTGAGATACGGAAGCCACCCGGACAGGCTCCAAAAACAACAGCGGCGGCGCGCGGTTCGGTTCCGGTCAGCCCGCATCAGACCACAGCGATGCAACAGGCATCGGAATTTCACAGGTTCGAGGAGTTTCAGCAAATGTTGAGAGCGCTTGGCGCGCTGCGTCGAAAGACCGATTACCGGCGGTGGGCCGAACCTCGCAACATTTACGCCTCGTGGGAGAGCCGCTCGCGGCGCGCCGCGGAGCTGATCCCGAACGGCAGCCGGGTGATCGAATTCGGCGCCGCGAAACGGGTGCTGGAACGCCATCTCGATCCGTCGTGCACGTATGTGCCGTCCGATATCGTCGACCGTGGCCCCGGCACGATCGTCGCCGATCTGAATGACCGCCCGCTGCCGGATTTCGAGCCGGGCACATATGACGTCGCGGTGTTCATGGGTGTGCTGGAGTACATCGAGGAACTTCCGACGCTGGTGGACTGGCTGGCCGAGCGGTTCCCGACGTGCGTGGCGTCCTATGCGTGCGCACCCGCGAACGCCCACGCGCTGCGGGCCGCGCGGGAGAAGGTGATGCGTCTGCAGCACGGTTGGATGAACAGCTACACCGACGGTGAACTGCGGTCGTTGTTCACCGATCGCGGCTATGTCTGCCGACACGAAGAAAGCTGGGAAAACCAACGCATGTTTGTGTTTTCGCAGCTTCCTTCGTCGAGCTGA
- a CDS encoding SDR family oxidoreductase, whose protein sequence is MSSQRPDAAGLRLLVVGASSGIGHAVAESAAERGVKVAVAARRIELLDALAEKIGGFAFELDVEDSAAITRVVDEAADALGGLDAVVFTSTVIPFAYIEDTDIATWLHAFNVNTIGANSVLRAAVPRLSENGVVLVASSHDVGRPRAGVAAYSASKAALDEILHSWRSEHPELSLIRVGVGPTEDTEILRGADRDLLDQLLKLWVEQGALPARMSALDDVANTLVSLVTTAFDNPTVVPEVVQLSPRIRRRSAKESAAN, encoded by the coding sequence ATGAGCAGCCAACGACCCGATGCGGCCGGCCTGCGTCTCCTCGTCGTCGGTGCCTCCTCGGGCATCGGACACGCCGTCGCCGAGAGTGCCGCCGAGCGCGGCGTCAAGGTCGCGGTGGCGGCACGGCGGATCGAATTGCTGGACGCGCTCGCCGAGAAGATCGGGGGATTCGCCTTCGAACTCGACGTCGAGGACTCCGCGGCGATCACGCGGGTGGTCGACGAGGCGGCCGACGCCCTCGGTGGCCTCGACGCCGTGGTGTTCACCAGCACGGTGATCCCGTTCGCCTACATCGAGGACACCGACATCGCCACCTGGCTGCACGCGTTCAACGTGAACACGATCGGCGCCAACAGTGTGCTGCGGGCCGCGGTGCCCCGGCTGTCCGAGAACGGGGTCGTGCTCGTCGCGTCCAGTCACGACGTGGGCCGTCCGCGCGCGGGTGTCGCGGCCTACAGCGCCAGCAAGGCCGCGCTCGACGAGATCCTGCATTCGTGGCGCAGCGAGCATCCGGAGTTGTCGCTCATCCGGGTGGGTGTCGGCCCGACCGAGGACACCGAGATCCTGCGCGGCGCCGACCGCGACCTGCTGGACCAGTTGCTCAAGCTGTGGGTGGAGCAGGGGGCGCTGCCGGCCAGGATGTCGGCCCTGGACGATGTGGCCAACACCCTGGTGTCGTTGGTGACGACGGCCTTCGACAACCCGACCGTGGTACCCGAGGTCGTGCAGCTGTCCCCGCGGATCCGACGGCGCTCGGCCAAGGAGTCGGCGGCGAATTGA
- a CDS encoding polysaccharide pyruvyl transferase family protein — protein sequence MSLNRAADRSAAATSSTPTVGYLGWHGRGNLGDDAIYDAVRAQLPGAGFVDLPVLPGERVRATVTGVNRTLRRSAQVIGGGTLIGRRHWRRLSGRGMKLTVAQGSYAIGVGVEDPVFEGRRSGSGPDELKRWIPLLSRFRVVSVRGPRSAELLADAGLDVTVAGDPALSLARPDEAPQDGLIGVNLGFGDDLWGHDPAGVAHQISLAVRDLSTRGYRFVGILMNGSDRRWTEQALAGTGARIVTPVDAGAAAAELARCSAVIVSRLHAGILAALSETPVISLEYQPKCRDFAMSIGDERSLIRTDELTASAVVERVLAALDDAVAIRAGTGAAVDELRTRLHADYGILRTDLGLSVP from the coding sequence ATGAGCCTGAACCGGGCAGCGGATCGTAGTGCGGCCGCGACGTCGTCGACCCCGACAGTGGGTTACCTGGGCTGGCACGGCAGAGGCAATCTCGGTGACGACGCCATTTACGACGCGGTGCGTGCGCAATTGCCCGGTGCCGGTTTCGTGGACCTTCCGGTGCTGCCGGGTGAGCGGGTCCGTGCGACGGTCACCGGGGTGAACCGAACCTTGCGACGCAGCGCCCAGGTCATCGGCGGCGGCACGCTGATCGGCAGGCGGCACTGGCGCAGGTTGTCCGGCCGGGGCATGAAACTGACGGTCGCACAGGGCAGTTACGCCATCGGTGTCGGTGTCGAGGACCCGGTTTTCGAAGGGCGCCGCAGTGGGTCGGGGCCTGATGAGCTGAAGCGCTGGATTCCGCTGTTGTCCCGGTTTCGGGTGGTCTCGGTGCGGGGACCGCGAAGTGCGGAGTTGCTGGCCGATGCCGGGCTCGACGTGACGGTCGCCGGGGATCCGGCCCTGTCGTTGGCTCGACCGGACGAAGCGCCGCAGGACGGACTGATCGGGGTGAACCTCGGATTCGGTGACGATCTGTGGGGGCACGACCCGGCGGGTGTGGCGCACCAGATCTCATTGGCGGTACGGGATCTGTCGACGCGCGGGTACCGGTTCGTCGGGATCTTGATGAACGGCTCGGATCGGCGCTGGACCGAGCAGGCATTGGCAGGAACGGGAGCGCGGATCGTGACCCCGGTGGATGCCGGTGCGGCCGCGGCCGAGCTTGCTCGTTGCTCGGCGGTAATCGTGAGCCGTTTGCACGCAGGCATTCTGGCGGCGTTGTCCGAGACGCCGGTGATCTCGTTGGAATATCAGCCGAAATGCCGGGATTTCGCGATGTCGATCGGCGACGAGCGATCGTTGATCCGAACCGACGAGCTGACCGCGTCTGCCGTGGTGGAGCGGGTGCTGGCCGCGCTGGACGATGCCGTGGCGATCCGCGCAGGCACCGGCGCCGCGGTCGACGAGCTGCGTACCCGGTTGCACGCCGATTACGGTATCCTGCGGACCGATTTGGGTCTGTCTGTTCCATGA
- a CDS encoding DUF899 domain-containing protein has protein sequence MTTATPPVVDPDTWRAALADLRRREKAATRELDAIAAARRRLPMVEMPEYTLIGADGPVRLADVFAGRSQLITYHHMWTDGAEWQCGGCTGFTSQFTRLDFLDNYDARFVVVTNGPIGEALRYRAKVGNKMQWYSSSQSAFGADVDAAPGDGFAVNVFLRVAHPSGDKVYRTWHTNGRGTEQLSHTFALIDLLPYGRQEQWQDSPEGWPKRPTYSGWLDSPDIARLYGEKVQA, from the coding sequence ATGACGACAGCGACACCTCCCGTGGTCGACCCCGACACCTGGCGCGCCGCGCTCGCCGACCTGCGTCGCCGCGAGAAGGCCGCCACCAGGGAACTCGACGCGATCGCCGCGGCGCGACGGCGCCTGCCCATGGTCGAGATGCCCGAATACACCCTGATCGGCGCCGACGGCCCCGTGCGCCTTGCCGACGTCTTCGCGGGCCGGTCACAGCTCATCACCTACCACCACATGTGGACCGACGGTGCCGAATGGCAGTGCGGTGGCTGCACGGGTTTCACCTCGCAGTTCACCCGGCTGGACTTCCTCGACAACTACGACGCGCGGTTCGTCGTCGTCACCAACGGACCCATCGGCGAGGCGCTGCGGTACCGCGCCAAGGTCGGGAACAAGATGCAGTGGTACTCGTCGTCGCAGAGTGCCTTCGGGGCCGATGTCGACGCCGCCCCGGGCGACGGGTTCGCCGTCAATGTGTTCCTGCGGGTCGCCCATCCGTCCGGGGACAAGGTGTACCGCACATGGCACACCAACGGCCGCGGGACCGAACAACTGAGCCACACGTTCGCACTCATCGACCTGCTGCCGTACGGCCGTCAGGAGCAGTGGCAGGACTCCCCGGAGGGCTGGCCGAAGCGACCCACGTACTCGGGTTGGCTCGACAGTCCCGACATCGCCCGCCTCTACGGAGAGAAGGTCCAGGCATGA